From the genome of Virgibacillus siamensis, one region includes:
- the istA gene encoding IS21 family transposase produces MDKWNMYMDIKQLLKQGFSKVKVAEKLGISRVTVYRYLKRNPQDMAEWVTQTKTRKKKLDDYQELILSWLREHPDMTAAQVFDWLMEKYQGLQVAESTVRLYVRELRREHDIKKESNPRSHEAVPELPFGKQVQVDFGQTEQLTPDGKKVKLYGIAFVLSNSRYKYKEWLDRPFTTRDVVRTHENAFHYFGGGIPDEIVYDQDALILVSENSGDLILTREFQTYKEDRDLTIRMCRKADPQSKGKIENVIKYIKHNFAKNRLYYGLDAWNEAGWDWLERTGNYKIHHTTKKRPVEVFTLEKQHLRPISQRIDEFADNHYESSITRTVRKDNVIWYDSNRYSVPLGTFHKTKEVYIETTDDAYLCIRESKGGSIIAKHKIDPGKGKLIQNNKHKRDRTKGIDTFIETVVSGFTEEEKARLYLNEIYKRKPRYIRDQLQIMAKQIKKYEQQLLDLALAECMVKQLFSATDFSDVIHYLERQRGVTVTEETIQHSQIVPSSIHPLGDSIVQTNTQTRDINEYVSVLEGDER; encoded by the coding sequence GTGGATAAGTGGAACATGTATATGGACATTAAGCAATTATTAAAACAAGGTTTTAGTAAAGTAAAGGTGGCTGAAAAACTTGGTATATCCAGGGTCACTGTATACCGTTACCTAAAACGTAATCCACAGGATATGGCGGAATGGGTTACGCAAACAAAAACTAGAAAGAAGAAATTGGATGACTATCAAGAATTGATTCTCTCCTGGTTACGTGAACATCCTGACATGACAGCTGCCCAAGTATTTGATTGGCTTATGGAGAAGTACCAGGGACTGCAAGTAGCTGAAAGCACGGTTCGGCTCTATGTAAGAGAACTACGCAGAGAACATGATATTAAAAAGGAATCAAACCCTCGGTCTCATGAGGCTGTGCCAGAACTACCATTTGGCAAGCAGGTGCAGGTAGACTTTGGGCAAACGGAGCAATTAACTCCCGATGGCAAAAAGGTAAAACTTTATGGAATAGCGTTTGTTCTTTCTAATTCACGATATAAATATAAAGAGTGGTTGGATAGGCCCTTTACCACTAGAGATGTGGTTCGAACCCACGAGAATGCCTTTCATTATTTTGGAGGAGGAATTCCGGACGAGATTGTTTATGATCAGGATGCACTGATTCTCGTAAGTGAAAATAGTGGGGATTTAATCCTAACACGTGAATTTCAGACTTATAAAGAAGACAGAGATTTGACAATAAGAATGTGCAGGAAAGCTGATCCGCAAAGCAAGGGAAAAATAGAAAATGTTATCAAGTATATCAAACATAATTTTGCGAAAAACCGATTATATTACGGGCTTGATGCATGGAATGAGGCGGGATGGGACTGGTTAGAGCGCACTGGTAATTACAAAATTCATCACACAACAAAAAAGAGACCGGTAGAAGTGTTCACCCTCGAAAAGCAACACTTGCGACCAATCTCTCAACGTATCGACGAATTTGCCGATAACCACTATGAATCAAGTATAACAAGAACCGTTCGTAAAGACAATGTTATTTGGTATGACTCTAATCGATACAGCGTTCCTCTCGGGACGTTCCATAAGACAAAAGAGGTTTATATTGAAACAACGGATGATGCGTACCTTTGTATAAGAGAATCGAAAGGTGGATCCATCATCGCAAAACATAAAATAGACCCTGGAAAAGGGAAGTTGATTCAGAATAACAAACATAAGCGTGATCGTACCAAAGGTATTGATACATTCATTGAAACAGTTGTATCGGGATTCACAGAAGAAGAAAAAGCAAGGTTGTATTTGAACGAAATCTATAAGCGAAAACCACGCTACATTCGTGATCAACTACAAATAATGGCCAAACAAATTAAAAAATATGAACAGCAATTATTAGATCTAGCTTTAGCAGAATGTATGGTGAAACAATTATTCAGTGCAACAGATTTTAGCGATGTCATTCATTACCTTGAACGACAACGAGGGGTAACAGTTACAGAGGAAACGATACAACATTCCCAAATTGTACCCAGTTCAATTCACCCTTTGGGTGATTCCATAGTTCAAACCAATACACAAACAAGAGATATCAATGAATATGTATCCGTTTTGGAGGGGGATGAACGATGA
- a CDS encoding helix-turn-helix domain-containing protein, translating to MEKPINQYYIQMGKYVKNKRNSLDMKQAELAEYAGLSDRYISKLENGKKRPLFETLHKICIALEIDVNDLMDYLYQYKECLYDDE from the coding sequence TTGGAAAAGCCAATTAATCAATATTACATTCAAATGGGGAAATACGTGAAAAACAAAAGAAATTCGCTTGATATGAAACAGGCGGAATTGGCGGAATATGCTGGCTTGAGTGATCGGTATATCTCAAAGCTTGAGAATGGCAAGAAGCGCCCGCTGTTTGAAACATTGCATAAAATTTGCATTGCGCTCGAAATCGACGTGAATGATCTTATGGATTATTTATACCAATACAAAGAATGTTTGTATGACGACGAGTAA
- a CDS encoding DUF5348 domain-containing protein — protein MTEGIMTYEYDRDAWVVEINGYQYTLLCGESFELIVGQRNIPSRLELGEDWYIIMEENVPFDLRICNVYHIYI, from the coding sequence ATGACAGAAGGGATAATGACGTATGAATATGATCGAGACGCCTGGGTGGTTGAAATAAATGGTTATCAATATACACTCCTCTGCGGGGAGTCATTTGAACTCATTGTTGGACAACGTAACATCCCTTCAAGGCTAGAATTGGGAGAAGACTGGTATATTATAATGGAGGAGAATGTTCCATTCGATCTTCGAATATGTAACGTATACCATATTTACATCTAA
- a CDS encoding sulfotransferase family 2 domain-containing protein, with the protein MNVRDLLRLIKKNRILKLISKKLMKVVPIIQRAYIFRTYFRQPYSDSLLERNVIFVHVPKTAGNGIVKSLFGGYDELNHFTIHDFKKINKNYFAEAYKIGFVRNPWDRLVSAFFYLKQGGSSPLDQEFRKKYLKDITFEEFVYKLKENSYRNKIFKWVHFTPQHKFLCNDQGEIQVDYLGRYETLTNDFENLKMVFQIPNIRLDKHNTSKHKDYWDYYNYEMMKIVEEVYKDDVEIFKYRFPSQNINC; encoded by the coding sequence ATGAATGTTAGAGATTTACTTAGATTAATTAAAAAAAATAGAATATTAAAGCTGATATCAAAAAAGTTGATGAAAGTTGTTCCTATAATTCAGCGTGCTTATATTTTTAGGACTTATTTTAGGCAACCATACTCAGATTCCTTATTAGAAAGAAATGTTATTTTTGTGCATGTTCCTAAAACCGCGGGGAATGGAATAGTAAAATCGTTATTTGGAGGATACGATGAACTCAACCATTTCACAATTCATGATTTTAAAAAAATTAATAAAAATTATTTTGCAGAAGCTTACAAGATAGGCTTTGTGAGAAATCCTTGGGATAGACTCGTATCTGCGTTCTTTTATTTGAAACAAGGTGGGTCAAGTCCGCTTGATCAAGAGTTTAGGAAAAAGTATTTAAAAGATATTACCTTTGAAGAATTCGTTTATAAATTAAAGGAAAATTCGTATAGAAATAAAATTTTTAAATGGGTCCACTTTACCCCGCAACATAAATTTCTATGCAACGATCAAGGTGAAATACAGGTTGATTACTTAGGGAGGTATGAGACCCTTACTAACGATTTTGAGAACTTAAAAATGGTATTTCAAATTCCAAACATTAGGTTGGATAAACACAATACAAGCAAACATAAAGACTATTGGGATTATTATAATTATGAAATGATGAAAATTGTTGAGGAAGTGTACAAAGATGACGTTGAAATTTTTAAGTATAGATTTCCATCACAAAACATAAATTGTTGA
- a CDS encoding ExeA family protein — protein MFNQFYGFTRTPFTRDILTSALYYPDMLDETIGRLEYAAQSQLFVVVTGDAGTGKTTTLRRFTSELDSGHFKVLYLADSKLTPRHFYKGLLEQLGCESKFYRGDAKRQLHNQIEMMRGIHGLLPVVIVDEAHLLDREMLEEVRFLLNFKMDAESPMALILVGQSELWDRLRLQSFAAIRQRIDLQCKLPHYDRAQVGEYIRKHLMEVSAQSDIFTDAAIREIFQFSNGTPRLVNKICTHCLIYGAQNKQKLIDDHMVKLVIEGELS, from the coding sequence ATGTTTAATCAGTTTTATGGCTTTACGCGTACCCCTTTTACGCGGGATATTCTGACATCCGCATTATACTATCCGGATATGCTGGACGAAACAATCGGGAGATTGGAATATGCAGCCCAATCCCAATTATTTGTGGTTGTGACAGGTGATGCTGGGACTGGGAAAACGACGACACTGAGAAGATTTACGAGTGAACTGGATTCCGGTCATTTTAAGGTTTTATATCTAGCCGATTCAAAATTAACACCGCGACATTTTTATAAGGGATTGTTGGAACAGTTGGGATGCGAGTCCAAGTTTTACCGTGGTGACGCTAAACGTCAGTTGCACAATCAAATTGAAATGATGCGTGGTATTCATGGATTATTACCAGTGGTTATTGTAGATGAAGCACATCTTTTGGATCGGGAAATGTTGGAGGAAGTTCGCTTCCTGCTTAATTTTAAAATGGATGCTGAAAGTCCGATGGCGTTGATCCTTGTTGGACAGAGTGAACTTTGGGATCGGCTTAGGCTCCAATCATTTGCGGCTATTCGGCAGCGAATTGACCTGCAATGTAAGCTTCCGCACTATGATCGTGCTCAGGTGGGTGAATATATACGGAAACATTTAATGGAAGTTAGCGCTCAAAGTGACATTTTCACAGATGCCGCCATACGTGAAATTTTCCAGTTTTCGAATGGGACGCCAAGACTGGTCAACAAAATTTGTACGCATTGTCTCATTTACGGTGCCCAAAATAAACAAAAGCTTATCGATGACCATATGGTAAAGCTGGTCATAGAAGGTGAACTATCATGA
- a CDS encoding CDP-alcohol phosphatidyltransferase family protein, with protein MNKTITINSIRDSLPSKKNKIDKMDIWVYFIIRPLSYYVTWLFLKLRINPNMATVISIFVGVIGSILLISDYQYLRIAAAFIINFWIVLDCVDGNLARFLNKTSKFGEFLDGFSGYVFSTIMYVSIGMSVYFSENVVTIFYEMKWIYILLGCLTSIAIIFPRLIAHKAHTMFDNFKSKTTNKESYSLFYLIGLNVAGVAGFINPLLFVAILTQTLNVFLILYFIIHSLIALYSIYGTFVEIPKD; from the coding sequence TTGAATAAAACAATTACAATTAATTCAATAAGAGATAGTTTGCCTAGTAAAAAAAACAAAATTGATAAAATGGACATATGGGTTTATTTTATTATTCGACCGTTATCTTATTATGTTACATGGTTATTTCTTAAATTAAGAATTAATCCGAATATGGCAACCGTGATCTCTATTTTTGTAGGCGTTATTGGATCAATTCTGTTAATATCTGATTATCAATATTTAAGGATAGCGGCCGCTTTTATTATCAACTTTTGGATTGTTTTAGATTGTGTAGATGGAAACTTAGCAAGATTTTTAAATAAAACTAGTAAATTCGGTGAGTTTCTTGACGGGTTTAGTGGTTATGTATTTTCGACAATAATGTATGTTTCCATAGGCATGTCGGTTTATTTTAGCGAAAATGTTGTAACTATTTTTTATGAAATGAAATGGATATATATATTGTTAGGGTGTTTAACCTCTATAGCTATAATATTTCCAAGGCTTATAGCTCATAAGGCTCATACAATGTTTGATAATTTTAAATCGAAAACAACAAATAAAGAGAGTTATTCACTATTCTATTTAATTGGTTTGAATGTTGCAGGAGTAGCTGGGTTTATTAATCCTTTATTATTCGTTGCGATTTTAACCCAAACCTTAAACGTTTTTCTGATTTTATATTTTATAATACATTCTTTGATTGCGTTATATTCAATTTATGGGACATTTGTTGAAATTCCTAAGGATTAA
- a CDS encoding YkvA family protein: MVGAAKEKSTQNKNALGEAWEKLQLLFDVSQSWIKGEYKEIPVGSIVMIIATVIYFVSPVDLIPDFIAGFGLFDDAAVIAYTVKQISSDLDNYKLWKEQKGLDAHQS; encoded by the coding sequence TTGGTAGGTGCAGCAAAAGAAAAATCAACCCAAAATAAAAATGCGCTGGGTGAAGCATGGGAAAAACTACAGTTATTATTTGATGTTTCTCAAAGTTGGATTAAAGGGGAATATAAAGAAATACCTGTTGGATCCATAGTAATGATAATAGCGACTGTAATTTATTTTGTCTCACCAGTAGATCTAATTCCAGATTTTATTGCAGGTTTTGGTTTGTTCGATGATGCCGCAGTAATTGCATATACTGTTAAACAAATATCATCTGATTTGGATAACTATAAACTATGGAAAGAACAAAAAGGATTAGACGCCCATCAAAGCTAA
- the istB gene encoding IS21-like element helper ATPase IstB, whose amino-acid sequence MKQLTTLQSKLKSLRLTETANHLPVLLQEAESNDETYASMLIRMVNYEQQRRDEKQIEKRMKWATFPYRKTLDSFDVSEQQSMSKKQFNKLKELLWIEQLFNIILLGPPGVGKTHLAIGLGMQAINRGYKVIFTSMDELIHALKTEEITRKSQTRLKRIRNADLVIIDDLMFMAMDQHEANLFFHLINDLYNNASIVLTSNKAPKEWGELLGDPAITTAILDRIIHRAEIIHLNGDSYRMKHRSSIFEE is encoded by the coding sequence ATGAAACAGTTGACGACACTACAAAGTAAACTGAAGTCCCTTCGCCTTACGGAAACAGCAAATCATTTACCAGTACTCCTACAGGAGGCTGAATCAAATGATGAAACATATGCAAGCATGCTTATAAGAATGGTTAATTACGAACAACAAAGACGTGATGAAAAACAGATCGAGAAACGGATGAAATGGGCAACATTTCCTTATCGGAAAACGCTAGATTCGTTTGATGTAAGTGAGCAACAGTCCATGAGTAAAAAACAATTTAATAAATTGAAGGAGTTATTGTGGATTGAACAACTATTCAACATTATCCTACTTGGACCGCCGGGTGTTGGTAAAACACACCTGGCGATAGGGCTAGGAATGCAGGCAATTAATCGAGGTTATAAGGTAATATTCACATCCATGGATGAGTTGATACATGCCTTGAAAACCGAGGAAATCACGCGCAAATCACAAACCAGGTTGAAGCGTATACGAAACGCAGATCTCGTCATTATTGATGATCTAATGTTTATGGCAATGGACCAACATGAAGCAAATTTATTCTTCCATTTAATTAACGATTTATATAATAACGCCAGTATTGTACTTACTTCCAATAAGGCACCGAAGGAGTGGGGTGAGCTGTTAGGCGACCCAGCCATAACAACGGCTATACTGGATCGCATTATTCATCGAGCAGAGATCATTCATTTAAATGGGGATAGTTATCGGATGAAACATAGATCATCCATATTTGAGGAATAA
- a CDS encoding sugar transferase yields MQGTDTSPTNFYEEYASTLETSRPRETQPEYYSFLKRTLDISVVALALPVALFLIFIFAIIIKMETPGPAFFMQQRVGLHGKYFKVIKLRSMGVNAEKNGAKWAIVNDPRVTKVGRFIRKTRIDELPQLLNVLKGDMSFVGPRPERPMFTAEFNQEIPDFTKRLSVKPGLTGWAQVNGGYDITPKEKLNLDLYYINNRSIKIDLRILFETIKVVFNGKGAR; encoded by the coding sequence ATGCAGGGTACTGACACTAGTCCTACAAACTTTTACGAAGAATATGCATCCACATTGGAAACAAGCAGACCAAGAGAAACTCAGCCAGAATATTATTCATTTTTAAAAAGAACTCTTGACATTTCTGTTGTAGCCTTAGCATTGCCAGTAGCGCTTTTCTTAATTTTTATTTTTGCCATCATAATAAAAATGGAAACACCGGGACCTGCCTTTTTTATGCAGCAAAGAGTGGGGCTTCATGGAAAATACTTCAAAGTTATAAAGTTACGTTCTATGGGAGTTAATGCGGAGAAGAACGGAGCAAAATGGGCAATTGTAAATGATCCTAGGGTTACTAAGGTAGGTAGATTTATAAGAAAAACAAGAATTGATGAATTACCACAGTTACTTAATGTATTAAAAGGTGACATGAGTTTCGTTGGACCCAGACCTGAAAGGCCAATGTTCACAGCGGAATTCAATCAAGAGATACCCGATTTCACTAAAAGATTATCTGTAAAACCAGGTTTGACAGGTTGGGCTCAAGTTAATGGAGGATATGATATTACTCCTAAGGAAAAACTCAATCTAGATTTGTACTACATAAATAATAGAAGTATTAAAATAGATTTAAGAATTTTATTTGAAACAATTAAGGTTGTATTTAACGGGAAGGGTGCAAGGTAA
- a CDS encoding O-antigen ligase family protein: MFDNISLKSCYRYIYLMAILMGIFLQQSRIIFGINLSIADLFCFFIFLFLVINKRLQVPIKSFLYFMILSCVVLFTSVFYVPIEFNIVPSFNNIITGYIKLLAIFIFFVIGYNLANLNLIDKMLKWYALAGFIIGILGLMFTITNTRFFSGLFYDPSGTRVIGLMNDPNYYSLLQITALVYFTRCNNNKVIFTSIFVLIMSFTVIISGSKTGIVTLIIYFLFRAIEFLFQFKIKVKSILLFTFGTFLFLILLPILVTLSDTLLGSINDFIPALDRILLLFQDLDAAMTEGGSDRKTSWYHALNLIELSPVFGIGVGTYSNLGIQLFGDPTVAHNTYLQLSVEWGVLLAITFFIFIFYLLGKVTFSNNYNSKIIYVLRDIIIVLLIGSLSVSLNNARIFWLCLGALISYIYFQKRSCVNKYTERK, from the coding sequence ATGTTTGATAATATCAGCCTTAAAAGTTGTTATCGTTACATTTATTTAATGGCAATTCTAATGGGAATCTTTTTACAACAGTCTCGAATAATTTTTGGAATTAATTTGTCAATTGCAGATCTCTTCTGTTTTTTTATTTTTTTATTCCTTGTAATAAATAAAAGGTTACAAGTGCCAATAAAATCATTTTTATATTTTATGATACTTTCTTGTGTGGTATTATTTACATCTGTATTTTATGTACCAATCGAATTTAACATTGTTCCTAGCTTTAACAATATCATTACAGGTTATATTAAATTATTAGCTATTTTTATATTTTTTGTTATTGGTTATAATCTGGCGAATCTCAACTTAATTGATAAAATGCTCAAGTGGTATGCTTTAGCAGGGTTTATAATTGGAATTTTGGGCTTAATGTTTACTATAACAAATACACGTTTTTTTTCCGGTCTTTTCTATGACCCATCAGGAACCCGTGTTATAGGGCTTATGAATGATCCAAATTATTATTCTCTTTTACAAATTACTGCTTTAGTTTATTTCACAAGATGTAACAATAATAAGGTTATTTTTACATCTATATTTGTACTTATAATGTCTTTTACAGTGATTATTTCTGGATCAAAAACAGGTATAGTTACTTTAATAATCTATTTTTTATTTAGGGCGATAGAATTCTTGTTTCAATTTAAAATAAAAGTCAAAAGTATATTGTTGTTTACCTTTGGTACGTTTCTTTTTTTAATTTTATTGCCCATTTTAGTAACTCTATCTGATACTTTATTAGGTTCAATTAATGATTTCATTCCTGCCCTTGATAGAATTTTACTGTTATTCCAGGACCTAGATGCGGCTATGACTGAAGGCGGATCTGATCGCAAAACTTCTTGGTATCACGCCCTGAATTTAATTGAATTGTCTCCGGTATTTGGAATTGGAGTAGGAACATATTCGAATTTGGGTATACAATTATTTGGTGACCCTACAGTTGCTCACAACACGTATCTTCAGTTGTCTGTTGAATGGGGAGTTTTATTGGCGATAACGTTTTTTATATTTATATTTTATTTATTGGGAAAAGTAACATTTAGCAACAATTATAATTCAAAAATAATATATGTATTGAGAGACATCATTATTGTGTTATTAATAGGATCGCTATCAGTGTCACTCAATAATGCTAGAATATTTTGGTTGTGTTTAGGAGCTCTTATTTCATATATTTATTTCCAAAAAAGAAGCTGTGTTAATAAGTATACTGAACGAAAATAA
- a CDS encoding oligosaccharide flippase family protein has translation MSKSKLNIKLSSSKFIIKIIESFFGRGSFLFFTVLFSLVCTRLYGAELFGEFTYAFTIVQVSMIVAKAGMDQGLMYSIPQNRYKHVSLSFVINLLLSFILIVLLWFLIDDTFIRFMLPLIWMFSCEHIFFGIYRSEGMIKEYYFINGFLSMILRVGLIISFYYLYGENEYSIALGVYFSFLFSIIMYLIQNRKKFKKLKFDKSFLLYSIPLILATMMDTLINKVDILMLGFMTTTKDVGIYQITVQVSLLVSALLIIFNTVFAPEIAKLYHQGKKMELRRLYIKATRCLAIFSLITTSILLIGSEFILYIFGSEFVQGQTALILRSLGQFVNIAVGGVWLMLAMTGKPRFQMYANIFAFIINILLNLVLIPIYGINGAAFASMITLMFTNIMGYVIVSKQFSVKVFKYF, from the coding sequence TTGAGCAAGTCTAAATTAAATATTAAATTATCATCCAGTAAATTTATTATAAAAATTATAGAATCATTTTTCGGGCGGGGTTCGTTCTTATTTTTTACTGTACTCTTTTCATTAGTTTGTACAAGGTTATATGGTGCAGAGCTTTTTGGTGAATTCACTTATGCTTTTACAATAGTTCAAGTAAGCATGATAGTTGCAAAAGCTGGAATGGACCAAGGGTTAATGTATTCTATTCCACAAAATAGGTATAAGCATGTGAGTCTTAGTTTTGTAATAAACTTGCTATTATCGTTCATTTTAATTGTACTCTTATGGTTTTTAATTGATGATACTTTTATCAGGTTTATGCTTCCCTTAATATGGATGTTTTCATGTGAGCATATATTTTTTGGTATCTATCGTTCTGAGGGAATGATTAAGGAATATTACTTTATTAATGGATTTTTATCCATGATATTAAGGGTTGGATTGATAATTTCATTCTATTATCTTTATGGTGAAAACGAGTATAGTATTGCTTTAGGTGTATATTTTTCATTTCTGTTTTCAATTATTATGTACCTCATCCAAAATAGAAAAAAGTTTAAAAAGCTTAAGTTCGATAAGTCATTCCTGTTATATTCTATTCCATTGATTTTAGCGACCATGATGGATACTCTAATTAATAAGGTTGATATCTTAATGCTTGGTTTTATGACAACTACCAAAGATGTTGGGATTTATCAAATTACTGTCCAAGTTTCTTTGCTTGTGTCAGCATTATTAATAATTTTTAATACTGTATTTGCTCCAGAAATAGCAAAACTATACCATCAAGGTAAAAAAATGGAGTTAAGGAGGCTTTACATTAAAGCAACAAGGTGTTTAGCAATTTTTTCTTTAATAACTACATCAATTTTATTAATTGGCAGTGAATTTATTTTATACATATTTGGCTCTGAATTTGTACAGGGACAAACTGCGTTAATTCTTAGAAGCTTAGGTCAATTTGTTAATATAGCTGTCGGTGGTGTTTGGCTTATGCTTGCAATGACAGGTAAGCCTAGATTTCAAATGTATGCTAATATATTTGCCTTTATTATCAATATATTGTTAAATTTGGTTTTAATACCAATTTACGGGATTAATGGTGCTGCATTTGCAAGTATGATTACGCTTATGTTTACAAATATAATGGGATATGTGATAGTATCAAAACAATTTAGTGTAAAAGTGTTTAAATACTTTTAA
- a CDS encoding glycosyltransferase family 4 protein, giving the protein MKKVLFVATVVKKHIMQFHIPYLKWFKENGYETFVCARNDYEDMEKCNIPYCDYYYDLPFDRSPFKLNNVRAFKQLKEIIYSNKFDIIHCHTPVGGVLGRLAARKVRNQQNTQVIYTAHGFHFFKGAPLKNWIIYYNVEKLLMRWTDAIITMNDEDFNNAKKMAIKSSTLTYNIHGVGIDINEFSPQTRKVKYDLRKSYGYDESDVILIYVGELNKRKNQTMLIKVMNILKMKIPNIKLLLIGSGIMEEELKNIVYNLKLQGVVDFLGYRKDIPQLMKISDLSVSSSFHEGLPVNIMEAMATGLPLVVTNARGNRDLVKNQYNGYVVQNNVEQLSVAISKIVNSEDLKYEFGKNSLKLINDYSLENVLREMKKIYWNHSS; this is encoded by the coding sequence ATGAAGAAAGTATTATTTGTAGCAACAGTTGTTAAAAAACATATTATGCAGTTTCATATCCCATATTTGAAATGGTTTAAGGAAAATGGCTATGAGACTTTCGTTTGTGCCAGAAACGATTATGAAGATATGGAAAAATGTAATATACCATATTGTGATTATTATTACGACTTACCATTTGATAGGTCACCGTTCAAATTAAATAATGTAAGAGCGTTTAAACAATTAAAAGAAATAATTTATTCTAATAAATTTGATATTATACATTGTCATACACCAGTTGGTGGTGTTTTAGGAAGATTGGCTGCAAGAAAAGTAAGGAACCAACAAAATACACAAGTTATTTATACTGCACATGGCTTTCATTTCTTTAAAGGTGCACCATTGAAAAATTGGATAATTTATTATAATGTAGAAAAATTACTTATGCGCTGGACAGATGCAATCATAACAATGAATGATGAAGATTTTAATAATGCTAAAAAAATGGCTATAAAAAGTTCAACCTTGACTTACAATATTCATGGTGTGGGGATTGACATAAATGAATTTTCACCACAAACACGTAAGGTTAAATACGACCTCCGGAAAAGTTATGGTTATGATGAAAGTGATGTTATATTAATATATGTTGGAGAATTAAATAAAAGAAAAAATCAAACAATGCTGATAAAGGTTATGAATATTCTGAAGATGAAAATACCAAATATAAAATTGCTTTTAATCGGTAGCGGAATAATGGAAGAGGAATTAAAAAATATAGTCTATAATTTAAAACTGCAGGGCGTAGTAGATTTTTTAGGTTATCGAAAGGATATTCCCCAATTGATGAAAATATCAGATTTGTCGGTCTCATCTTCCTTTCATGAAGGGCTCCCGGTAAATATCATGGAAGCAATGGCAACAGGATTACCACTTGTTGTAACTAATGCAAGGGGGAATAGGGATCTGGTAAAGAATCAATATAATGGTTATGTTGTACAAAACAATGTTGAGCAGTTAAGTGTTGCCATAAGTAAAATAGTCAATTCTGAGGATTTAAAATATGAGTTTGGAAAGAATAGTTTAAAACTTATTAATGATTATTCTTTAGAAAATGTGTTACGAGAAATGAAAAAAATTTATTGGAATCATTCATCGTAA
- a CDS encoding sigma-70 family RNA polymerase sigma factor, which yields MDNRIAFEEIFEQNKRRIHYHIHKLNINDPHDEFFQEGLIAMWNAYETYQPDKGAMATYFNYTIRNRLIDRIRKEASHQNTQEKAIQEHLTQVTDGNRHSLRDKPNRRIVPGKSFVTASI from the coding sequence ATGGACAACAGAATAGCTTTTGAGGAAATTTTTGAGCAAAACAAGCGAAGGATCCACTATCACATCCACAAGCTGAACATCAATGACCCACACGATGAATTTTTTCAGGAAGGCTTAATCGCTATGTGGAACGCCTACGAAACATACCAACCGGACAAAGGCGCTATGGCAACATATTTCAATTACACCATCCGTAACCGTCTGATTGATCGTATACGCAAGGAAGCCTCCCATCAAAACACGCAGGAGAAAGCAATTCAGGAACATTTAACACAAGTCACGGACGGAAATCGTCACAGCCTTCGGGATAAGCCTAACCGGCGAATCGTACCCGGGAAATCTTTTGTTACTGCTAGTATATAA